Proteins encoded by one window of Mustela erminea isolate mMusErm1 chromosome 7, mMusErm1.Pri, whole genome shotgun sequence:
- the BCL11A gene encoding B-cell lymphoma/leukemia 11A isoform X7, producing MNFPLGDILIFIEHKRKQCNGSLCLEKAVDKPPSPSPIEMKKASNPVEVGIQVTPEDDDCLSTSSRGICPKQEHIADKLLHWRGLSSPRSAHGALIPTPGMSAEYAPQGICKDEPSSYTCTTCKQPFTSAWFLLQHAQNTHGLRIYLESEHGSPLTPRVGIPSGLGAECPSQPPLHGIHIADNNPFNLLRIPGSVSREASGLAEGRFPPTPPLFSPPPRHHLDPHRIERLGAEEMALATHHPSAFDRVLRLNPMAMEPPAMDFSRRLRELAGNTSSPPLSPGRPSPMQRLLQPFQPGSKPPFLATPPLPPLQSAPPPSQPPVKSKSCEFCGKTFKFQSNLVVHRRSHTGEKPYKCNLCDHACTQASKLKRHMKTHMHKSSPMTVKSDDGLSTASSPEPGTSDLVGSASSALKSVVAKFKSENDPNLIPENGDEEEEEDDEEEEEEEEEEEEELTESERVDYGFGLSLEAARHHENSSRGAVVGVGDEGRALPDVMQGMVLSSMQHFSEAFHQVLGEKHKRGHLAEAEGHRDTCDEDSVAGESDRIDDGTVNGRGCSPGESASGGLSKKLLLGSPSSLSPFSKRIKLEKEFDLPPAAMPNTENVYSQWLAGYAASRQLKDPFLSFGDSRQSPFASSSEHSSENGSLRFSTPPGELDGGISGRSGTGSGGSTPHISGPGPGRPSSKEGRRSDTCEYCGKVFKNCSNLTVHRRSHTGERPYKCELCNYACAQSSKLTRHMKTHGQVGKDVYKCEICKMPFSVYSTLEKHMKKWHSDRVLNNDIKTE from the exons ATAAACTTCTGCACTGGAGGGGCCTGTCCTCCCCTCGTTCTGCACACGGAGCTCTAATCCCCACGCCCGGGATGAGTGCAGAATATGCCCCGCAGGGTATTT GTAAAGATGAGCCCAGCAGCTACACATGTACAACTTGCAAACAGCCATTCACCAGTGCATGGTTTCTCTTGCAACACGCACAGAACACTCATGGATTAAGAATCTACTTAGAAAGCGAACACGGAAGTCCCCTGACCCCGCGGGTTGGTATCCCTTCAGGACTAGGTGCAGAATGTCCTTCCCAGCCACCTCTCCATGGGATTCATATTGCAGACAATAACCCCTTTAACCTGCTAAGAATACCAGGATCAGTATCGAGAGAGGCTTCCGGCCTGGCCGAAGGGCGCTTTCCACCCACTCCCCCCCTGTTTAGTCCACCACCGAGACATCACTTGGACCCCCACCGCATAGAGCGCCTGGGGGCggaagagatggccctggccacCCATCACCCGAGTGCCTTTGACAGGGTGCTGCGGTTGAATCCAATGGCTATGGAGCCTCCCGCCATGGATTTCTCTAGGAGACTTAGAGAGCTGGCAGGGAACACGTCTAGCCCACCGCTGTCCCCAGGCCGGCCCAGCCCTATGCAAAGGTTACTGCAACCATTCCAGCCAGGTAGCAAGCCGCCCTTCCTGGCGAcgccccccctccctcctctgcaatccgcccctcctccctcccagcccccggtCAAGTCCAAGTCATGCGAGTTCTGCGGCAAGACGTTCAAATTTCAGAGCAACCTCGTGGTGCACCGGCGCAGCCACACGGGCGAGAAGCCCTACAAGTGCAACCTGTGCGACCACGCGTGCACGCAGGCCAGCAAGCTGAAGCGCCACATGAAGACGCACATGCACAAGTCGTCCCCTATGACGGTCAAGTCCGACGACGGCCTCTCCACCGCCAGCTCCCCGGAACCCGGCACCAGCGACCTGGTGGGCAGCGCCAGCAGCGCGCTCAAGTCTGTGGTGGCCAAATTCAAGAGCGAGAACGACCCCAACCTGATCCCGGAGAATGGGgacgaggaggaagaggaggacgacgaagaagaggaagaagaggaggaagaggaggaggaggagctgacgGAGAGCGAGAGGGTGGACTACGGCTTCGGGCTGAGCCTGGAGGCGGCGCGCCACCACGAGAACAGCTCGCGGGGCGCGGTGGTGGGCGTGGGCGACGAGGGCCGCGCCCTGCCTGATGTCATGCAGGGCATGGTGCTCAGCTCCATGCAGCACTTCAGCGAGGCCTTCCACCAGGTCCTGGGCGAGAAACATAAGCGCGGCCACCTGGCCGAGGCCGAGGGCCACAGGGACACTTGCGACGAAGACTCGGTGGCCGGCGAGTCGGACCGCATAGACGATGGCACTGTTAACGGCCGCGGCTGCTCCCCGGGCGAGTCGGCCTCGGGGGGCCTGTCCAAAAAGCTGCTGCTGGGCAGCCCCAGCTCGCTGAGCCCCTTCTCCAAGCGCATCAAGCTCGAGAAGGAGTTCGACTTGCCCCCGGCCGCGATGCCCAACACGGAGAACGTGTACTCGCAGTGGCTCGCTGGCTACGCGGCCTCCAGGCAGCTCAAAGATCCCTTCCTTAGCTTCGGAGACTCCAGACAATCGCCTTTCGCCTCCTCGTCGGAGCACTCCTCGGAGAACGGGAGCTTGCGCTTCTCCACGCCGCCCGGGGAGCTGGACGGAGGGATCTCGGGGCGCAGCGGCACGGGAAGTGGAGGGAGCACGCCCCATATTAGTGGTCCGGGCCCGGGCAGGCCCAGCTCAAAAGAGGGCAGACGCAGCGACACTTGTGAGTACTGTGGGAAAGTCTTCAAGAACTGTAGCAATCTCACTGTCCACAGGAGAAGCCACACGGGCGAAAGGCCTTATAAATGCGAGCTGTGCAACTATGCCTGTGCCCAGAGTAGCAAGCTCACCAGGCACATGAAAACGCATGGCCAGGTGGGGAAGGACGTTTACAAATGTGAAATTTGTAAGATGCCTTTTAGCGTGTACAGTACCCTggagaaacacatgaaaaaatggcaCAGTGATCGAGTGTTGAATAATGATATAAAAACTGAATAG